The DNA region GCTAACCATGGAAGGGGCGATATCGCCCCGGATGGTGATGATCCACGCATCCCCCTGGGGAGAAGCGGGTTCCGGAGCCGCCGCAGCAGTCTGGGCGAAAAGGCCCGTGGGAAAAAGGCCCTGAGCAGACAGTGCAAGGAAGAAAAACAGGATGCACCGGAAAAGCCCCTGGCAAAAATATTGCCGTTTAGTTTTTGTTTTCATCAATACAAACGACTATACCCTATTTGCGGGGTATGAACAAGTTTCAATTCTCCAGTATCAGCATTTCAATGGCGATAATGGGGGACCGTGTTGTAGGCCAGGTCCCGCATGACCTCATAGTTGGCCAGCGGCGTAGCGCCGGGGATGCTGCACCCCCCCATGAGCGCATAGGGAACCCCTTGGACCTGCTCAAAAATTTCGAGGTACGCCTTCCGTACCATTTCTTCGTCACCCTCCATGATGATCCCCACAGGGTCCGCATTACCGGCGATAACAAGCTTGTCACCCAGCGTTTCCGCCGCAGTTTTCATGCTCACCTTGTAGTCCAGGGACAGAACGTGGGTCCCGGTTTCGGGAATCAGGTCAAGCCGGTTGGTGATATCCCCGCAGATGTGCAGAGTAGTGATCAGCTTCTTTGCGCGGTACCAGTCGTACACTTTTTTCAAATAGGGCAGGGCAAATTCCTCAAAGACCTTTCGGGAAATCATATCCCCCGAGGCGGTAGGCTCCGCAAGCCCCCCCATGCCCATACCCAGGCCGATGGTTTCCTCATTACAAACCTTGATAAGCTCAACGCAAAAATCAAGCAGCGCCCGTACCGCCTCCTTGTCCCGGAGACACTTCCGCATCAGTTGTTCTACGCCGATGAGCAGCCCCGCCAGGGTAAAGGGGCCCCAGAAAAGGGTAGAGACCAGGTACTCATCCCCCATCAGGGCTACTATGCGCCTGGACACCTCAAGGGAACGCTGGTAATGGAAGTCATCTTTAACCCGGTCCAGGTTTATCTTGTCAAGCTCCGCAATATCCGTAATCAGGGGCTCCAGCACATCTGTGGAACCTTTTGCCCGGAACTTGACCTTGCCCCCCAGGGCTTTCACCGACAGGGTGCCGCTCAGCCCGGCCAGCACAATATCGCCGCCATACTGACGGATTATGTCCACCGCAAACCCGGCCTGCTCCTCCGGGGGCCGCTGGTAAAACTGTTCCATCACCATGCCCCGCTGCCTGCGGATAATGCCATGGGCGGAAATAAAAAAAGGAATCCTGTCAGGTTCCCGGAAATTGACCGCCGCCTGTATAACTTCCCTGGGACTCATGCTCATGGCAGAATCACTGTTTCTGTGAGCCCCGCCGCCTCCGGGGCCTGGCCAATGCCCAGCAGTTTTTTGTTGAACCCCACCGCTTCCGCCGCATTGGAAGCGTAGCCATCGGCGCCTATTTTCCGCGCATAAGAGGCCGATACCGGACCGCCTCCGACAACAACCTTGAACTGATCCCGCAAGCCCTGTTCGTTCAAAATATGGATCACCTTCTCCATACCCTCCATGGTGGTGGTCATCAGGGTGGAGATGCAGATCAATGCCGCCCGCTCCCGCTTGGCGGCCTCCACAAATTCCAGGGGCGGCACATCCCGGCCCAGGTCGATAATGTCAAAACTTCCGGCCTCCATCATGATCTTCACCAGGTTTTTGCCAATGTCGTGGGTGTCCCCTTCGATAACCCCGATGACCACCTTGGGCTTGACCGCCACGGAATCCGTCCTGATATGGGGCTTGAGTACCTCCAGTCCCCGGTACATGGCGTCCGAACAGAGAACCAGTTCGGGAACAAAATAGTCGCCCTGCTCAAACAGTTTTCCTGCCCGGTCCATGCCCTTGGCAAGCCCCTGTTCAATCGCCTGGTACGCGTCGTACCCCGATTGGACTACTTCGACGGCAAGCTTCTCCGCCTCATCATCTTCCATATTAAAGACCGCATCCGAAAGCTCCGCGTATAGCTCCGTTTCTTTCGACATATCCGCCCTCCTCATGCCCTTTATCCCCAGCCCCTAATTATGCAGCAGGGCGCCAAAAAAAGTAATAGTCAAATCCCCATTGTCATAACGTAGCCCCGCCTGGCGGGCAAGTTTGAATACGTAGATCCCGTAGCCCTCCAGGGCGGCGTGGAACTTTTCGGGAAACCGGCAAGGACTATCCGGGTAGGTACAAACTTCGCAGGTATCGCAGCCCTCGTTGGCCAGGAGCAGAAAATCTGACCAGTGATCCCGGGCCGCGGCCCCCACATTCCGGGCCACCCGCCTGAAATCGACCATCCCGCTGTGCATAGCCTTATAATCAAAGGGCCGGGCAATATCGTACTTGCCGGAAAATACCAGCATTGTTTTATAGCAAAGGCAGCGCAGGCGGCATTCCTCTACGGTCCCAACTGCGGGGGGACAAGCCCAGGTTTTCCCGTAGAGCCCGCACTTGTTCGCCTTGCAAAGCTCCCGCACCTCCTGGGTAAATTCTATGTCCCCAGGGGAAACTTCGCCGTATTCGTACACCCCGGCCTCCCGTAATTGCGCTTCAAATGGCGTCGGCATACCCGTACCCCCCTCCTCAACAACAAAACTAAGCGAAGGCATTTATTTCCCTTCCGTCACTGCCCGCGTCAGGGCCTGAATATTGCCCAGGGGAGTAGACGTGCTGAGCCCGCAGGCTGGGGCGATAATATCAATGCCCTGTTCCACCAGATATCGGGTCGATTTGGCAATCACTTCTTCTGCGCCGGATTCCAGGAGGTAGGTACTAATATTACCCATGGCAATGAGCCCTGAATTTTCCTGTTTCAACGCCGAAAGGTTCACCATGGCGTCCACGCTCAGGGCATCCCCCCGGAGTTCCCCCAGATAAGGTTTCACCGCCCCCAGATCCCCGCAGATATGGATAATCACCGGGACCCCCAGGGCGCGGATAGCGTCAGCAAGGGTGTTCAGGTAAAACAGGGCGTACTCTTTGAAAAACCGGGGCCCCAGAATCTCCCCTGTAGCCGTAGGGTCCGCAATGGTTATGATGCTTACCCCGTTTTCAACCATCAGTCCCGCATATTCGATCAAGTGGGCGCACACATATGCTACCAGCCGATGGGCGTCCGCAGGGTTCTTACGCAACTGCTTGAGGAAGGTCATGGGATCAACCAGGGAAGCTGCGGCGCTCAAGGGCCCGGTGAGGCTGCCGATCACGGGGATATCGGGATTTTTTTTGGAAAGCTCCGCAATGGACTGCACCACGGTTCCTACCCGCTTGTTTTTTTCCATGGTCCCCGGGGGTAGGAACTGAACCGCCTCCACCGAAGGAAAGGCTTCCTTCGCAATTTTCGGCTCACACCCAAGGGTCCCGTAGTTAATCTCGCTACCTAGGGCCTCCGCTTCCACGGTCAAGCAAAAGGGGGCGCCGATAT from Treponema primitia ZAS-2 includes:
- a CDS encoding corrinoid protein, which produces MSKETELYAELSDAVFNMEDDEAEKLAVEVVQSGYDAYQAIEQGLAKGMDRAGKLFEQGDYFVPELVLCSDAMYRGLEVLKPHIRTDSVAVKPKVVIGVIEGDTHDIGKNLVKIMMEAGSFDIIDLGRDVPPLEFVEAAKRERAALICISTLMTTTMEGMEKVIHILNEQGLRDQFKVVVGGGPVSASYARKIGADGYASNAAEAVGFNKKLLGIGQAPEAAGLTETVILP
- a CDS encoding methylcobamide--CoM methyltransferase; the protein is MADVFSPKERLIRTLEKKETERPPVICPGGMMNSAIVEVMNVTGHTLPAAHHDWNLMSALAEDVHRLTGFENIGAPFCLTVEAEALGSEINYGTLGCEPKIAKEAFPSVEAVQFLPPGTMEKNKRVGTVVQSIAELSKKNPDIPVIGSLTGPLSAAASLVDPMTFLKQLRKNPADAHRLVAYVCAHLIEYAGLMVENGVSIITIADPTATGEILGPRFFKEYALFYLNTLADAIRALGVPVIIHICGDLGAVKPYLGELRGDALSVDAMVNLSALKQENSGLIAMGNISTYLLESGAEEVIAKSTRYLVEQGIDIIAPACGLSTSTPLGNIQALTRAVTEGK
- a CDS encoding uroporphyrinogen decarboxylase family protein, translated to MSPREVIQAAVNFREPDRIPFFISAHGIIRRQRGMVMEQFYQRPPEEQAGFAVDIIRQYGGDIVLAGLSGTLSVKALGGKVKFRAKGSTDVLEPLITDIAELDKINLDRVKDDFHYQRSLEVSRRIVALMGDEYLVSTLFWGPFTLAGLLIGVEQLMRKCLRDKEAVRALLDFCVELIKVCNEETIGLGMGMGGLAEPTASGDMISRKVFEEFALPYLKKVYDWYRAKKLITTLHICGDITNRLDLIPETGTHVLSLDYKVSMKTAAETLGDKLVIAGNADPVGIIMEGDEEMVRKAYLEIFEQVQGVPYALMGGCSIPGATPLANYEVMRDLAYNTVPHYRH
- a CDS encoding DUF2284 domain-containing protein — its product is MPTPFEAQLREAGVYEYGEVSPGDIEFTQEVRELCKANKCGLYGKTWACPPAVGTVEECRLRCLCYKTMLVFSGKYDIARPFDYKAMHSGMVDFRRVARNVGAAARDHWSDFLLLANEGCDTCEVCTYPDSPCRFPEKFHAALEGYGIYVFKLARQAGLRYDNGDLTITFFGALLHN